The following coding sequences lie in one Ictalurus furcatus strain D&B chromosome 7, Billie_1.0, whole genome shotgun sequence genomic window:
- the frem1a gene encoding FRAS1-related extracellular matrix protein 1a isoform X1, with product MVLQQRTHMWPFWFLLLLGLLHFCMCSLVKTNHGLRVKRGQSAFLQEGDLQFHIPRERDTCKLEVVLNEPITQRVGTLSPQVFDCHYLADEVKYTHNGCPILKEDTVKLRLYRFTETETYSELFSLHIEIMEPDCNVIKLGPQTLQIPEFYGLSNMLDGNVMSFHYEHRPNIECTIRVMTPDSGLPGHGQLVTGEPDKLEGPRGDEPDSFVSIRQQLENKARSKCKSEDCLKGLKLVTITKVSCEEFLMMGIRYQHTDPPSPDIDYIAIKLDLTDTRSRSIIQSEQAWIPVTIKGSVPNQPPKPAFMSMFILEVDQFILTPLSTAILDAVDAETPKNRLVFNITKPPSEGFITHLSDHTKPISSFTWVDLNEMLISFQPPNSSHTQRRNYEVELEVHDFYFEKSSPIIVHVSVRTADTNAPRVSWNMGLSLLEGQSRPITWDQLQIVDNDDLKTVRIITVDGLQHGRLTVRGGKGFMFTVSDIKAGVVRYYHDDSDTTKDFVVFRITDGRHQTRHKFPINILPKDDSPPFFITNMVLELSEGQTALLRGSILQASDMDSSDDYILFNITKPPQAGEIMKLPGPGITGYPVMRFLQKDLFHSIIYYRHFGNEVFDDSFEVVLSDFHDPPNLSEPQVIVIQIQPVPDQPPKEAPGVTRHLIVKETDVVYLTKKQLHFVDVESPDCELTYTVTIPPFYTTTYGGHDAGRLFLVDSIPKLAKDPNAPVLRLFTQHTVNYMKVAYMPPFQDIGPYPQHIQFVLSVTSEQGRTTTGICFNITVLPVDNQSPEVHINQLTVDEGGECWVSADHLHLTDVDSLEDSLRVALKRRPQHGDVYLDGVPLSQGQTFTVRDLKSLKVRYRHDSSETEEDNIKCIATDGVNSVDFVLHIKVTLVNDEMPALVPGLKTVLECAEGQDVVITIEYIYATDVDSDDSKLNYLIARQPYHGVVLKNGIVVDRFFQEDIEARIISYKHTGLEVGLLPRRDTITFVISDEQTAPVPSCCFDRPPQFNRQTKHPQDSLLIYDLNITVYPVDNQPPSIVIGEVLQVDEGGSTSITVAHIAASDQDTPLEDLQLVLVSPPQFGYIENILPSPGFEKSNMGISIASFLYRDVLNGHINYVQSRHQRTEPTADQFMLYISDGEHQSSAIPFYIIIKPTNDESPDFLARNISVREGDMKELDASIINAVDLDVPRDQLTFRIIQQPQHGAIMGGLHGNDVAHYRRSIQNHGTEVHVQVFTMEDLRNGMMLMYLHDDSESEQDSFIIQLSDGKHQLQRDILVKVMPINDEKPCIIRNTGIEVEPGEARLISSAVLSAHDNDTPSTNIIYVFESVPVHGLLQIKAGLDWRTLTTEMNCSQEAVDMNLLRYVHTAQPGAHTQDFFIFHLQDGRNRSPAQHFHITIKELQKGDIALFVKLVKASRGEHVVITTDVLLAVDGTERPEELLYVITVPPVHGHMEYIKHTGIPIHSFSQLDIAANLVCYVHDNRPTSPRDTVQFVISNGKSTRNGTLEILVEMTDRVLPTLMQKAGLQVPQGSTITITTDNLHLSDPDTPPHCLIFILVQPPQYGQLIMKGFPLAPGSNFTQQNLLDLDVAYRHLGGASQIDRFTFIAADSTARGFLVRGKAHTDPVIFSIQVCRIETLDRFAPRMMVLETLWKVELLKDGRYGIFISSRELKAQDMNAADENLIFHILRAPYFGYLENATNGAFVRQRFTQRDLNKRNILYMINLSLEALSDSLEFAVSDPLGNTGPSHKLEFSWASVELTKTEYRVCEGKGPLSLTVQRKGNMQDSSYVTLKVKELTAAIGKDFISAPSTLIQFDPGVASRQWKVELVQDFLEEAEEMFEVTLDSAVGAIQRGNNKAVITIMDNKNGQCAEKQSPKGPDLQGKELQAGSYPKHGSIQVETLPITLGDGSESVRGNNLAQVITPFSKKRLRTNGNGKSIRPSSIIQSGSDVLYTYHGIMSLTVEDETTAFNSGKKAQVQVTSRGQQRSLPGKTTSHLTALPTPNRRGTAPQNIFSRPEPKVCTPEMAGFLHFNASLGQLLQCNGISWKPWAATDETVNAQKCPQGWTYHSHHCYLLITERKATWNNAARTCRESFQGNLVSVLSKADMDWLWDFSERKPFWIGLNDRVSKGQWEWMDGEPVTYTNWRRGPPRTKIKSNKKCVLVWRKTKWQIRDCKTGKGHHFVCYVKT from the exons ATGGTTCTTCAACAAAGGACTCATATGTGGCCATTTTGGTTTCTGCTTTTGCTGGGACTTTTGCACTTTTGCATGTGCTCCCTGGTGAAGACCAACCATGGCCTGCGGGTGAAGAGAGGACAGTCAGCTTTCTTGCAGGAAGGAGATCTGCAATTCCACATACCCAGAGAGAGGGATACCTGCAAGCTGGAAGTGGTTCTGAATGAACCTATTACCCAACGTGTTGGCACACTGTCCCCTCAG GTTTTTGACTGCCACTATTTGGCTGATGAGGTGAAATATACGCATAATGGTTGTCCTATTTTAAAAGAAGATACTGTCAAACTTCGATTGTACAg attcacagagacagagacatataGTGAATTGTTCTCACTCCATATTGAGATCATGGAACCTGACTGTAATGTTATAAAGTTGGGACCACAGACGTTGCAAATTCCAGAGTTCTACGGCCTTTCCAATATGCTTGATGGCAATGTGATGTCCTTCCACTATGAGCATCGGCCCAACATAGAGTGTACTATTAGGGTGATGACACCAGACTCTGGTCTACCTGGACATGGTCAGCTGGTCACTGGTGAACCTGACAAGCTAGAAGGGCCAAGAGGAGATGAGCCAGACAGCTTTGTCTCAATTCGACAACAATTAG AAAATAAAGCCAGATCCAAATGCAAGAGTGAAGACTGTTTAAAAGGACTAAAATTGGTGACAATTACAAAAGTGTCTTGCGAAGAATTCTTAATGATGGGCATTCGCTATCAGCATACTGATCCTCCATCACCTGATATTGATTACATTGCTATCAAACTGGATCTCACAGACACGAGGAGCAGGAGCATAATCCAG TCAGAACAAGCCTGGATCCCTGTGACCATTAAAGGGTCTGTTCCCAACCAGCCCCCAAAGCCTGCCTTCATGTCCATGTTCATCCTGGAAGTGGATCAGTTCATCCTGACTCCACTGTCCACAGCCATTCTTGATGCAGTAGATGCTGAGACCCCAAAGAACAGGCTGGTGTTCAATATCACCAAGCCTCCCAGTGAGGGCTTCATCACTCATTTGTCTGATCACACCAAGCCCATCTCATCTTTCACCTGGGTGGACCTCAATGAAATGCTTATCAGCTTCCAGCCTCCAAATTCCAGCCATACACAACGCAGGAACTATGAG GTAGAGCTTGAAGTCCATGATTTCTACTTTGAGAAAAGTTCACCTATTATAGTACATGTGTCAGTCAGGACAGCAGACACAAATGCACCAAGAGTGTCATGGAACATGG GTCTCAGTCTCCTGGAAGGGCAGTCTCGGCCCATCACGTGGGATCAGCTGCAAATTGTGGACAATGATGATCTAAAGACTGTAAGAATCATCACTGTGGATGGCTTACAGCATGGAAGACTGACAGTCAGAG gTGGAAAAGGGTTCATGTTCACTGTAAGTGACATCAAGGCTGGAGTGGTGCGCTATTATCATGATGACAGCGATACCACCAAAGACTTTGTGGTCTTTCGGATCACTGATGGCCGCCACCAAACCAGACATAAGTTCCCCATCAACATCTTACCCAAGGATGACAGTCCACCATTCTTCATCACCAATATGGTCCTGGAACTCTCTGAGGGACAAACAGCTCTTCTTAGAGGTTCGATACTTCAAGCATCAGACATGGACTCCAGTGATGACTACATCTTATTCAATATCACTAAGCCTCCTCAAGCAGGGGAGATCATGAAGTTGCCAGGTCCAGGAATTACAg GATATCCTGTGATGCGTTTTCTACAAAAGGATCTCTTTCATTCCATCATCTACTACAGGCACTTTGGCAATGAAGTATTTGATGACTCTTTTGAAGTGGTGTTATCTGACTTCCATGATCCTCCCAATCTCTCAGAGCCTCAG GTCATTGTGATTCAAATTCAACCTGTCCCAGATCAGCCACCTAAAGAGGCCCCAGGAGTAACTCGACATCTGATAGTCAAAGAGACAGATGTGGTATATTTAACCAAGAAGCAGTTGCACTTTGTTGATGTTGAGTCACCAGACTGTGAGCTTACCTACACTGTTACCATCCCACCTTTCTACACTACCACATATGG GGGACATGATGCAGGGCGGTTGTTCCTGGTTGACAGCATCCCAAAATTGGCTAAGGATCCCAATGCCCCTGTGCTTAGACTTTTCAcacag CATACTGTCAACTACATGAAAGTAGCTTACATGCCGCCTTTCCAAGATATTGGGCCTTATCCTCAGCATATTCAATTTGTGCTGTCTGTAACCAGTGAGCAGGGCCGAACTACGACTGGAATCTGTTTCAATATTACAGTGCTGCCAGTAGACAACCAATCCCCGGAG GTGCACATTAACCAGTTAACTGTGGATGAAGGGGGAGAATGCTGGGTCAGTGCAGATCACTTGCACCTGACTGATGTGGATTCTCTGGAGGACTCACTACGTGTGGCGCTGAAGAGAAGACCTCAGCATGGGGACGTGTATCTGGATGGTGTACCCCTGAGTCAAGGCCAGACTTTCACTGTTAGAGACCTGAAAAGTCTAAAAGTTAG ATATCGCCATGATAGttcagagacagaggaagataacattaaatgtatagCCACAGATGGGGTGAATTCAGTTGACTTTGTTTTACATATTAag GTAACACTAGTCAATGATGAAATGCCAGCACTGGTGCCAGGCTTGAAGACTGTTCTAGAGTGTGCAGAGGGACAGGATGTTGTGATCACCATAGAGTACATCTATGCAACAGATGTTGATAGTGATGACAGCAAACTGAACTATCTGATTGCTCGTCAGCCATATCATGGTGTAGTGCTAAAGAACGGTATAGTGGTAGACAGGTTCTTTCAAGAAGATATAGAGGCCAGGATCATCAGCTACAAACACACAG GTCTGGAGGTTGGATTGCTCCCTCGTCGTGACACCATCACATTCGTAATCTCTGATGAACAGACGGCTCCAGTTCCTTCATGCTGCTTTGACAGACCTCCTCAGTTTAACAGGCAAACAAAACATCCCCAGGACTCCTTGTTAATCTATGACCTCAATATTACTGTTTATCCTGTGGACAACCAGCCACCATCCATTGTTATTG GTGAAGTGCTTCAGGTGGATGAAGGAGGCTCTACCTCCATCACTGTAGCACATATTGCAGCCTCTGACCAGGACACTCCTCTGGAGGACCTGCAGCTTGTATTGGTGTCTCCACCACAGTTTGGCTATATTGAGAACATTCTGCCTAGTCCGGGGTTTGAGAAGAGCAACATGGGAATCAGTATTG CCTCTTTTTTGTATAGGGATGTACTGAATGGACACATAAACTATGTGCAGTCCCGACACCAAAGGACTGAACCCACTGCTGACCAGTTTATGCTATACATCTCTGATGGCGAACACCAATCCTCTGCAATCCCCTTCTACATCATCATCAAGCCAACAAATGATGAAAGTCCAGATTTCCTAGCCAGGAACATTAGT GTCCGAGAGGGAGACATGAAGGAGTTAGATGCCTCCATTATTAATGCTGTGGATTTGGATGTTCCCAGAGATCAATTAACATTTCGCATCATCCAGCAGCCCCAACATGGGGCTATCATGGGCGGGCTTCATGGTAATGATGTGGCCCATTATAGAAGATCCATCCAGAATCATGGAACAGAGGTTCATGTCCAAGTCTTCACCATGGAAGATCTCAGAAATg GTATGATGCTGATGTATTTGCATGATGACTCAGAGAGTGAGCAGGACAGCTTCATCATCCAGCTGTCTGATGGAAAGCACCAGCTCCAGAGGGACATATTGGTCAAAGTGATGCCCATCAATGATGAGAAGCCGTGTATTATTAG AAACACTGGGATTGAGGTGGAACCAGGAGAAGCTAGACTTATTTCCAGTGCTGTTCTAAGTGCCCATGACAATGACACGCCCTCCACTAACATCATCTATGTGTTTGAGAGTGTTCCCGTTCATGGCCTGCTTCAGATTAAG GCAGGCCTGGACTGGAGGACACTGACAACAGAAATGAACTGTTCCCAGGAAGCAGTGGATATGAATTTGCTGCGCTATGTACACACAGCTCAGCCTGGAGCTCACACACAAGACTTTTTCATCTTTCATCTACAGGATGGCAGGAACCGTTCCCCTGCACAACACTTCCACATCACTATCAAGGAGCTACAGAAAG GAGACATAGCATTGTTTGTAAAGCTGGTGAAAGCTAGCCGTGGAGAGCATGTAGTGATCACTACAGATGTCTTGCTGGCTGTAGATGGCACTGAAAGGCCAGAAGAGCTGCTCTATGTGATCACTGTGCCTCCAGTGCATGGTCATATGGAATACATCAAACACACTGGCATTCCCATACACTCTTTTAGCCAGCTGGATATAGCGGCTAATCTGGTGTGCTACGTCCATGACAACAGACCTACCTCACCTAGAGACACAGTACA GTTTGTCATCAGTAATGGAAAATCCACACGTAATGGTACTCTGGAGATTTTGGTTGAGATGACAGACAGAGTTCTCCCTACGCTTATGCAGAAGGCTGGTCTGCAGGTTCCTCAGGGTTCCACCATTACTATCACCACTGATAACCTGCACCTTTCTGACCCAGATACCCCGCCCCATTGCCTGATCTTCATTCTTGTGCAGCCCCCACAGTATGGTCAGCTTATTATGAAAGGTTTCCCCTTAGCTCCTGGGAGCAACTTCACACAGCAGAACCTACTGGACCTGGATGTTGCTTACAGACACTTGGGTGGAGCTTCTCAGATTGACCGGTTTACATTCATTGCTGCTGATAGCACGGCAAGAGGCTTCCTGGTGAGAGGGAAGGCGCATACAGATCCAGTCATCTTTTCTATACAGGTGTGCAGA attgAAACATTAGACCGGTTTGCTCCACGCATGATGGTGCTTGAGACTCTGTGGAAAGTGGAACTTCTAAAAGATGGACGTTATGGAATCTTTATCTCATCTAGAGAATTAAAGGCTCAGGATATGAATGCTGCAGATGAGAATCTCATCTTCCACATACTCAGAGCTCCTTACTTTGGATACTTGGAGAATGCCACCAATG GTGCGTTTGTGCGTCAGAGGTTCACTCAAAGGGATCTGAACAAGAGGAATATTCTGTATATGATTAACCTTTCCCTGGAAGCCTTAAGTGACAGTCTGGAGTTTGCAGTCTCTGACCCACTGGGCAACACTGGACCATCTCACAA ATTAGAGTTCAGCTGGGCCAGTGTAGAGCTGACCAAGACAGAGTATCGTGTGTGTGAAGGCAAAGGACCACTCTCTCTTACAGTTCAGAGGAAGGGCAATATGCAGGATTCATCATATGTAACTCTCAAG GTAAAGGAGCTAACAGCAGCTATAGGAAAGGATTTCATATCAGCTCCCTCAACTCTGATTCAGTTTGACCCTG GTGTGGCCAGTCGGCAGTGGAAGGTAGAGCTTGTGCAGGATTTTCTGGAGGAGGCTGAGGAGATGTTTGAGGTGACACTGGATTCCGCTGTAGGTGCAATACAGAGAGGAAACAACAAAGCAGTCATTACGATAATGGACAACAAGAATG GGCAGTGTGCTGAGAAACAGTCTCCCAAAGGGCCAGATCTTCAGGGTAAGGAGCTCCAAGCAGGGTCCTACCCTAAACATGGCTCCATCCAGGTAGAGACTTTACCTATCACCCTGGGAGATGGGTCAGAGTCTGTCAGAGGCAATAACTTAGCTCAAGTTATTACCCCCTTCTCCAAGAAAAGACTAAGAACCAATGGCAATGGAAAGTCT attCGACCCTCTTCAATCATTCAGAGTGGATCTGATGTTCTTTACACT TATCATGGAATAATGTCACTGACAGTAGAGGATGAAACTACAGCCTTTAACTCTGGGAAAAAGGCTCAAGTGCAGGTAACCAGTAGAGGGCAGCAGCGTTCCCTCCCAGGCAAAACCACAAGCCACCTTACAGCACTTCCTACACCTAACCGAAGAGGCACAGCACCTCAG AATATTTTCTCTAGGCCAGAGCCTAAGGTCTGCACTCCAGAAATGGCAGGTTTTCTCCATTTCAATGCAAGCTTAGGCCAGCTCCTGCAGTGCAATGGGATATCCTGGAAACCCTGGGCTGCTACAGATGAG ACTGTGAATGCACAGAAGTGTCCACAGGGGTGGACTTACCATAGTCACCACTGCTATCTGTTGATCACAGAGCGAAAAGCTACATGGAACAATGCAGCCAGGACCTGTCGAGAGAG CTTCCAAGGCAACCTTGTCAGTGTGCTATCAAAAGCGGACATGGATTGGCTCTGGGACTTCAGTGAGAGGAAGCCCTTCTGGATTG GTCTGAATGACCGGGTGAGTAAAGGCCAGtgggaatggatggatggagagccGGTTACTTACACCAACTGGAGGCGTGGTCCACCCCGAACCAAAATCAAGAGCAACAAGAAGTGTGTTTTGGTCTGGAGGAAGACAAAATGGCAAATCAGAGATTGTAAGACTGGAAAGGGACACCATTTTGTGTGCTATGTGAAAACATGA